A genome region from Penicillium psychrofluorescens genome assembly, chromosome: 3 includes the following:
- a CDS encoding uncharacterized protein (ID:PFLUO_005548-T1.cds;~source:funannotate): MHEMLTQLNNVSTHPDLNIPEHLKGTESRLAEEGLWAEYSSAKFLFLGHLTEVARLLDLHIILRVHDDKAQGMLERYLQGKGFAYTRPREEMGGALEISMVKESLSFGIHYTDSVRDLYRPPAAILALTPSVNLKSVGMQHIRTTYTRNGSLLPVIWLFVANASEHIEHCLPDLPPLDRLRLLIQHTADLHDAVGDLQDDALGVHEDVDEIVVFLVDSFASWPLAPIEPLHAVSMEESDEPISSSDEPAAPTQKRGLDEEVGLQTSKRARVDASQDISQLTQSSKHMSQTLDRDLQSLEKNLVQMKSDLTIEKEQLQKELAQTLSRFQELETAMSVLQHRYESRYKEFHQMRHERDHLTESKTSLEQRIETQKENITKLKDERTQLKRDLEQARQELKEGGGSVAELETAREEIRRLEKENASLERKADYERNQADYTREQYQNASTAAAQSGTEARQLQEENEDLKRKVEGNAIRLRELNIQNDTARHLARVEELESTLVARDDLLRKKEEELREIRKNRPSTRSTSTQPRSPKWAATSRPTSPGANGNGNNGLSGRGSALRFSAERPF; encoded by the exons ATGCACGAAATGCTCACGCAATTGAATAATGTCTCAACACATCCGGACCTTAACATTCCCGAGCATCTGAAAGGAACAGAGTCTCGTCTAGCAGAAGAGGGGTTGTGGGCAGAGTACTCGAGTGCAAAGTTTCTATTTCTCGGCCATCTTACAGAAGTCGCGAGATTGCTTGACCTGCATATTATTTTGAGGGTGCATGACGACAAGGCTCAAGGAATGCTAGAGCGCTATCTGCAAGGCAAAGGTTTTGCGTATACCCGACCTCGCGAAGAGATGGGTGGTGCCTTGGAAATTTCTATGGTGAAAGAATCTCTGAGCTTCGGTATCCATTACACCGACAGCGTTAGGGACCTTTACAGACCCCCCGCTGCCATCCTAGCTTTGACACCATCGGTCAATCTCAAGAGCGTAGGCATGCAACACATTCGAACCACCTACACGCGGAATGGGAGCTTGCTACCCGTGATTTGGTTGTTCGTTGCCAATGCTAGTGAACACATCGAGCATTGCCTGCCTGACCTGCCGCCACTTGACCGACTCCGTCTGCTCATTCAACATACCGCCGATCTTCATGATGCAGTGGGCGACCTCCAAGATGACGCCCTCGGTGTACACGAAGATGTCGATGAGATCGTCGTTTTTCTGGTAGATAGCTTTGCCAGCTGGCCACTGGCACCCATCGAGCCTTTGCATGCTGTTTCGATGGAAGAGTCAGACGAACCGATTTCGTCATCTGATGAACCTGCAGCACCGACTCAGAAACGCGGGCTG GATGAAGAAGTTGGACTGCAAACATCAAAGCGGGCGCGGGTTGATGCATCTCAAGATATCAGCCAATTGACCCAGTCATCCAAACACATGAGTCAAACCTTGGACCGGGACCTGCAATCGCTGGAGAAGAATCTCGTTCAAATGAAGAGCGATCTTACAATCGAAAAGGAGCAATTGCAGAAGGAACTCGCCCAAACGCTTTCTCGATTCCAGGAATTGGAAACAGCAATGAGCGTACTCCAGCATCGTTACGAAAGTCGATACAAGGAATTCCACCAAATGCGTCACGAGCGCGACCATCTGACTGAGAGTAAGACATCACTCGAGCAGCGCATCGAGACACAGAAAGAGAACATCACGAAGTTGAAGGATGAACGAACGCAATTGAAGCGCGATCTTGAGCAAGCCAGACAAGAACTCaaagagggaggagggagcgtGGCAGAATTGGAGACTGCACGCGAAGAAATCCGGCGcctggagaaagagaacgCCAGTCTCGAGCGGAAAGCAGACTACGAACGAAACCAAGCCGACTACACTCGCGAGCAATACCAGAACGCATCTACAGCCGCTGCTCAGTCTGGGACCGAGGCTCGGCAGCTACAAGAGGAGAACGAAGACTTAAAGCGCAAGGTGGAAGGCAACGCCATTCGCCTCCGCGAGCTTAACATCCAAAACGATACCGCTCGCCACCTTGCCCGAGTCGAAGAACTAGAGTCGACCCTCGTTGCGCGTGATGATCTCTTACgcaagaaagaggaggagctTCGTGAGATTCGCAAGAATCGGCCTTCTACCCGCTCAACTAGCACTCAACCACGAAGCCCTAAATGGGCCGCCACCAGCCGTCCCACGAGTCCCGGTGCCAATGGTAACGGCAACAATGGCCTCTCTGGCAGGGGGAGCGCATTGAGGTTCAGTGCTGAAAGGCCATTCTAA
- a CDS encoding uncharacterized protein (ID:PFLUO_005546-T1.cds;~source:funannotate) produces MDATDQPPASAPPAHLAKIPIAQLSPTLDQLEHKCIYAAVTLVWPYSSSTKSLSLLLAEPDFRLRRSNGQVKVSFHGRVAERVAESAVGIGDEVRLALKCSRLVPNDTAQQTPGRFVAWDAHFDNGVSLEVYRSSNLVLTVSVEPRTPRLYATELAPPTTPGATSTLSDVGSWGSPAFVRSTRSSLGGGTLDTAYDPFTEEDGFVPGKGRKKPRYSLHWDEWRVADEPASPREREGTVDWEMEFDEEEDAEQDTGKTNGEDAAPEAPPIFVKPSLEQAGSLTGRPIAQKLQPPGSIDISGNETLAGGFRHPTDTPQLLPIPSPGLPIPSPLVSSSNSPHGYFSSVSVPAEAQNVRSAPAETVPSTVPTEAELSTDASPPDFQPQAAEIVIEDVETTEQDHAGSTESISHHQTSASLVEDTLAGEHPKLPTYHEGTAPLESIGDSAVIDLEADRGNGDDEPLVSAQIDAQNVQNREDEIYEVQSAQGSEFDAEEGLEAGDHISEHVRPASSSDEHAADDEMEDIEDELEGHVHEEHETHQESISVASSVIEQNGHGSDSEQESEVYDDEALYDEEEAGSELQDADEYGDGFTESEGEDDGHFRQQQAGPQPSQPEVIVLDSDSDDELASDQPKSIPSQPPARISQSFRHSLSASSDAGDPMVDGPADAYSVAERGPEDRSAEYAEQQRVDEMEEDQDYERFLPGEIDYESSADELAQDHYFMSLPIREASVARVREESHFAGAEDHDMTAELNPPATTSVDLDLATFEGPPRADSEFSYQEQEERRWSPAIHANQHDSGTAQIVSHDMEAVIDPALPRSPILTGEIDLQTHREHESKHHDAALDWPQHEFGPGYEHELGYLFDGAVSPPRKQETRLPQYSHEQQLPTPDPTHETVLAHEPAVGTGRVEPSPTPDDIRLSSERLTVPHVSTQGKVSSLVKSTDRASSPSEYGQAAQDIRGTDRARTTSPAIQLPVPDRHAAGLRSKLSYFAPLASLIDHYNSLVDTISVVHQVSPVARATSGPKDYFMTIQLSDPSMAGTTLNAQIFRAQKSALPSLVEGNTVLLRNLKVRSFDHAIMLVSVQSSAWAVFDGSSPDAQVNGPPVEYGTEERAYASALRRWYQEVGSAMVADNQLQASIGRDSVEPSDSGSPSLSWRDDRRDSTRSRSTRRRKSHRRLTIHELRDGTRYTEVGSPNHSSIHELRDGTVYANI; encoded by the exons ATGGACGCGACCGATCAGCCCCCGGCctctgcgccgccggcgcaTTTGGCCAAGATCCCCATCGCCCAGCTCTCTCCGACCCTCGATCAACTGGAGCACAAATGTATCTATGCAGCTGTGACGCTCGTCTGGCCATATTCATCCTCTACCAAGTCGCTCAGTCTCCTGCTAGCCGAGCCGGATTTCCGCCTACGACGTTCGAACGGGCAGGTGAAGGTCTCATTTCACGGTCGAGTCGCGGAGAGGGTCGCGGAGTCTGCGGTGGGAATCGGTGACGAAGTCCGCTTGGCTTTGAAGTGTTCGCGCCTGGTTCCAAATGATACTGCTCAGCAGACTCCCGGGAGGTTCGTTGCGTGGGATGCACATTTCGACAATGGCGTGTCTCTTGAG GTGTACCGGTCATCGAATCTTGTTTTGACGGTGTCCGTCGAACCTCGCACCCCTCGACTGTATGCTACGGAGCTTGCACCGCCCACAACCCCCGGCGCAACCTCGACACTCTCAGATGTTGGTTCGTGGGGATCTCCCGCGTTTGTACGGTCTACACGATCTTCTCTGGGAGGAGGAACACTTGATACGGCGTATGATCCGTTTACAGAAGAAGATGGTTTTGTTCcgggaaagggaagaaagaaaccaagaTACAGCCTTCACTGGGACGAATGGCGTGTTGCGGATGAGCCGGCCAGTCCTCGGGAACGGGAGGGTACAGTCGACTGGGAAATGGAgtttgacgaggaggaagacgcAGAGCAAGATACCGGCAAGACGAACGGAGAGGATGCAGCGCCCGAGGCTCCGCCTATCTTCGTGAAACCCTCCCTGGAGCAAGCTGGAAGCTTGACGGGGAGGCCCATAGCGCAAAAGCTTCAACCTCCTGGATCGATCGACATTTCCGGGAACGAGACCTTGGCTGGAGGTTTTCGTCACCCAACTGACACGCCGCAGCTCCTTCCCATTCCTTCTCCCGGGCTCCcaattccttctccgcttGTGTCAAGCTCAAATAGTCCCCACGGTTATTTTTCATCCGTGTCTGTCCCTGCCGAGGCCCAAAATGTTCGGTCTGCACCTGCAGAAACAGTTCCCTCAACTGTGCCAACCGAGGCAGAACTCTCGACTGATGCGTCACCACCGGACTTCCAACCACAGGCAGCCGAAATAGTTATCGAGGATGTCGAAACCACCGAACAGGACCACGCTGGATCTACTGAATCAATCTCTCATCATCAGACTTCGGCTTCTTTAGTGGAAGATACTTTGGCCGGTGAACATCCCAAATTGCCAACATATCACGAAGGGACCGCTCCTCTGGAATCTATCGGCGACTCCGCCGTTATCGACCTTGAAGCCGACAGGggaaatggagatgatgaacCATTGGTCTCCGCCCAAATAGATGCACAAAATGTTCAAAACAGGGAAGATGAGATCTATGAAGTCCAATCCGCACAGGGCTCTGAATTTGATGCTGAGGAGGGTCTCGAAGCCGGTGACCACATATCGGAACATGTGCGGCCCGCCTCCTCGTCGGATGAGCACGCCGCagatgatgagatggaagacATCGAAGACGAATTGGAGGGTCATGTGCACGAAGAACACGAGACCCATCAGGAGTCGATCTCAGTTGCATCATCAGTCATTGAACAAAATGGACACGGAAGCGATAGCGAACAAGAAAGCGAAGTGTACGATGATGAAGCGCTCtatgatgaggaagaagcaggtTCGGAGTTGCAGGATGCGGATGAGTATGGTGACGGTTTCACCGAGTCAGAGGGGGAGGATGACGGACACTTCCGGCAACAACAGGCTGGGCCGCAACCTTCTCAGCCTGAAGTCATTGTTCTAGACAGTGACAGCGATGATGAGCTTGCTTCTGACCAGCCAAAATCTATTCCTTCGCAGCCACCGGCACGTATCAGCCAATCATTCCGACACAGTCTATCCGCATCCTCTGATGCTGGAGATCCGATGGTTGATGGTCCTGCGGATGCGTATTCGGTGGCCGAGCGTGGACCCGAGGATCGGTCTGCGGAATATGCGGAACAGCAACGGGTCGATGAAATGGAGGAAGATCAAGATTACGAGAGGTTCCTTCCCGGGGAAATAGATTACGAGTCGTCAGCGGATGAGTTAGCACAAGACCACTACTTTATGAGTCTCCCAATTCGGGAAGCATCAGTTGCCCGGGTACGGGAAGAGAGCCATTTCGCTGGAGCAGAAGACCACGATATGACTGCTGAACTGAACCCACCAGCTACAACATCCGTTGACCTTGATCTGGCAACATTTGAAGGCCCACCTCGAGCCGACTCCGAATTTTCATaccaagaacaagaagagagaagatggagtcCCGCTATTCACGCGAACCAACACGATTCAGGCACCGCTCAAATCGTATCCCATGACATGGAGGCCGTGATCGACCCGGCTCTGCCTCGTTCACCCATCCTTACTGGCGAGATTGATCTCCAAACACACCGTGAGCATGAAAGCAAACATCATGATGCCGCTCTTGATTGGCCACAACATGAATTCGGACCAGGATATGAACATGAGCTTGGCTATTTATTCGACGGAGCTGTGTCTCCTCCGAGGAAGCAGGAGACTCGACTGCCCCAGTACTCACATGAACAGCAATTGCCCACACCCGACCCTACTCATGAGACTGTTCTTGCCCATGAACCTGCTGTCGGTACTGGGAGAGTTGAACCTTCACCTACGCCAGATGATATACGTCTATCCTCGGAGAGACTGACTGTACCCCATGTCTCAACGCAAGGAAAGGTTTCTAGCCTAGTCAAGAGCACTGATCGAGCCAGCTCTCCCTCTGAATATGGCCAGGCTGCCCAGGACATACGTGGCACCGACAGAGCGAGAACGACGTCGCCCGCAATTCAACTACCGGTTCCTGACCGCCATGCGGCTGGGTTACGCAGCAAACTCTCGTACTTTGCTCCACTTGCCTCGCTCATCGACCACTACAATTCTTTGGTGGACACGATCTCGGTGGTCCATCAGGTATCACCAGTAGCAAGAGCGACATCCGGGCCCAAAGATTACTTCATGACTATCCAACTCTCAGATCCATCCATGGCCGGCACAACGCTCAATGCCCAAATCTTCCGGGCTCAGAAATCCGCGCTGCCGTCTTTGGTTGAAGGAAACACCGTCCTGTTGCGCAATCTCAAGGTTCGAAGCTTCGATCATGCAATCATGCTCGTCAGCGTCCAGTCCAGTGCATGGGCTGTGTTTGATGGCTCCAGCCCTGATGCCCAAGTGAACGGCCCACCTGTTGAATATGGCACGGAGGAACGGGCCTACGCATCTGCTTTACGGCGGTGGTACCAAGAGGTCGGCTCAGCCATGGTAGCTGATAATCAGCTCCAAGCGTCCATTGGCAGAGACAGCGTGGAACCCAGCGATTCGGGCAGTCCGAGTCTGTCCTGGCGGGATGATCGACGTGACTCAACCCGGTCCCGTTCGACACGGCGACGGAAGAGTCATCGGAGACTGACCATTCATGAATTGAGAGATGGCACTCGCTACACGGAGGTTGGGTCTCCTAATCATAGCAGCATTCATGAGCTTCGGGATGGGACTGTGTACGCCAATATATGA
- a CDS encoding uncharacterized protein (ID:PFLUO_005547-T1.cds;~source:funannotate) gives MTVAHSIRRVAIIGAGPSGLASAKFLLAEKCFDQIDIFEQRLSVGGAWNPTPEKAAQSTPVPQTKPPQRDADLSHGPNFMSPLYDRLETNIPKELMRYSDKPFPADAPLFPKHQTVKKYLEEYAEDVKDLIHFGTNVFHVMLKDLQLGTWDIATMNVYTGGVKVRTYDAVVVASGHFNVPYLPDIAGISAWNQAYLGSISHSKFYNTPEPFRGKKVVVVGNSASGLDIGAQINEVCEGKLLVSRRSESYLGTAPNTDKIICPEIVEFLPPSRHDRAIRFADGRIEEHVDAVVFCTGYFYSYEFFPALQPPVETHGWRTENVYQQLFYIPYPTLVFPVLSQRVIPFPMAENQAAVFARVWSGRLSLPSRAAMEEWEQAEVARKGDGRAFHLLPFPQDADYLNFLYDWATRAAPRHELENNGNGKLGIYWTERERWMRARFPDIRRAFVQKGEQRSKIKSIEELGFDFGEWKREQEQLHADAMHTDGHPVALPFR, from the exons ATGACAGTCGCACATTCGATCCGGCGAGTGGCCATCATTGGCGCTGGGCCGTCTGGTTTGGCCTCAGCCAA ATTCCTCCTGGCGGAGAAGTGTTTTGATCAGATTGACATATTCGAGCAACGACTCTCTGTCGGGGGTGCTTGGAACCCTACCCCAGAAAAAGCAGCGCAGTCTACCCCTGTTCCGCAAACCAAACCCCCTCAGCGGGATGCGGATCTTTCCCATGGGCCAAATTTCATGTCTCCTCTATATGACCGACTTGAAACCAATATTCCAAAAGAACTGATGCGCTACTCCGACAAACCGTTTCCCGCGGATGCTCCGCTCTTTCCCAAGCATCAGACAGTCAAAAAATATCTCGAAGAGTATGCCGAGGATGTGAAAGACCTTATTCATTTCGGGACAAATGTCTTCCATGTAATGCTCAAGGATCTTCAATTAGGCACCTGGGATATAGCGACGATGAATGTCTACACTGGAGGAGTCAAGGTTCGGACCTATGATGCTGTGGTGGTTGCCAGTGGCCACTTCAACGTTCCTTATCTCCCAGATATCGCGGGGATCTCGGCCTGGAACCAGGCATACCTTGGGAGCATCTCGCACTCCAAATTTTATAATACACCCGAGCCCTTTCGGGGGAAAAAAGTGGTGGTAGTCGGCAATTCAGCCTCGGGGCTTGATATCGGGGCTCAAATCAACGAAGTCTGCGAAGGCAAACTGCTGGTCTCTCGACGTTCAGAATCCTATCTGGGAACGGCCCCGAATACAGATAAGATCATTTGTCCAGAAATTGTTGAATTTTTGCCTCCATCCAGGCACGACCGAGCTATACGATTTGCAGATGGCCGCATCGAGGAACATGTCGATGCGGTTGTCTTTTGCACCGGTTATTTCTACTCTTACGAGTTTTTCCCTGCTCTCCAGCCACCGGTTGAAACCCACGGCTGGCGGACCGAGAATGTCTACCAGCAACTGTTCTACATTCCGTATCCTACGCTCGTCTTCCCGGTCCTCTCGCAAAGGGTTATCCCTTTCCCCATGGCCGAAAACCAAGCCGCTGTTTTTGCTCGTGTATGGTCCGGTCGGCTGAGTCTTCCGTCACGAGCCGCAATGGAAGAATGGGAGCAGGCCGAAGTGGCTCGGAAAGGAGATGGCAGAGCATTCCACCTGCTCCCGTTTCCTCAAGATGCCGACTACTTGAATTTCCTCTACGATTGGGCCACCCGAGCTGCGCCACGGCATGAGCTCGAGAATAATGGCAATGGAAAACTTGGAATTTACTGGACCGAGCGGGAGCGATGGATGCGTGCTCGATTTCCAGATATTCGGAGAGCCTTTGTCCAGAAAGGCGAGCAGCGAAGCAAGATTAAGAGTATTGAGGAGCTGGGCTTTGATTTTGGTGAATGGAAACGGGAACAGGAGCAGCTTCACGCAGATGCTATGCATACAGATGGCCACCCGGTCGCTCTGCCATTTAGATAG